A region from the Bacteroidales bacterium genome encodes:
- a CDS encoding cytochrome P460 family protein: MKTKALIIVMTLLAGIFFFQCESDDEVEEDEKVELTQDKLDKATSHLGDFTGQNFAHGGPEGISADSTIREVYGNVDQVGSSIEKGTLITKRTYKKNPDGSNGQLFVTFAMFKRESGYDSENADWEYVQMPADESIDYTEHPNGLLSEESVARGKLDGCISCHGAASGNDYLFTND, from the coding sequence ATGAAAACAAAAGCGTTAATTATTGTAATGACCCTGCTTGCAGGAATATTCTTTTTTCAATGCGAAAGCGATGATGAAGTTGAAGAAGACGAGAAAGTAGAATTAACCCAGGACAAATTGGACAAAGCAACATCCCATTTGGGAGATTTCACAGGTCAAAATTTTGCTCATGGAGGACCTGAGGGAATTAGTGCAGACTCGACCATCCGGGAAGTATACGGCAATGTGGATCAAGTAGGATCTTCAATTGAGAAGGGGACCTTAATTACCAAAAGAACCTATAAAAAGAATCCCGATGGTTCAAATGGACAATTATTTGTAACCTTTGCCATGTTCAAAAGGGAATCGGGATATGATTCCGAAAATGCCGACTGGGAATACGTTCAAATGCCGGCAGATGAAAGCATTGACTACACAGAGCATCCCAATGGCCTGCTGTCAGAGGAGAGCGTTGCAAGGGGTAAGCTGGACGGATGTATATCTTGCCATGGTGCAGCGAGTGGTAACGATTATTTATTCACAAATGACTAA
- a CDS encoding YceI family protein, which translates to MKKFALILIGILFVSANIYGQEYMTRSGYIWFYSQTPLEDIKAHNRQVACILNTETGEVGVTLLMKSFEFKKDLMQRDFNRQYVESDKYPKSTLEGKITDLSKVDFSETGKYKVPVSGKLTIHGVTNKISTDVTLTVKEDNVIAAKGMFIVSPADYDIDIPKVMRDNIAKEIEVHVDFELKKR; encoded by the coding sequence ATGAAAAAATTTGCGCTCATACTAATCGGAATATTATTTGTTTCCGCAAACATATACGGACAGGAATACATGACCAGGTCAGGATACATCTGGTTTTATTCCCAAACGCCGTTAGAAGACATTAAAGCCCATAACCGGCAGGTTGCCTGTATATTAAATACAGAAACCGGCGAGGTGGGTGTTACCTTGTTAATGAAATCGTTTGAATTCAAAAAAGACCTGATGCAACGGGATTTTAACCGGCAATATGTGGAGTCGGACAAATATCCGAAATCCACTTTGGAGGGTAAGATCACCGATCTGTCAAAGGTGGATTTCTCGGAAACCGGAAAGTACAAGGTGCCTGTCAGCGGTAAGCTGACCATTCACGGCGTAACCAACAAGATCAGCACGGATGTCACCCTGACGGTGAAGGAGGATAACGTAATCGCGGCAAAAGGTATGTTTATTGTCAGTCCCGCAGACTATGATATCGATATACCAAAGGTAATGAGAGACAACATTGCCAAAGAAATTGAAGTGCATGTTGATTTTGAGCTGAAGAAAAGGTAA
- a CDS encoding prolyl oligopeptidase family serine peptidase, translating into MKNRLLKLITFILIVLFGIIVGIFLRQNKTIWSLIKKPFVENYIKFDDTRQTEWSKDFELVEIKSSRDNNVQKAYFFKSKSDELKPLIVSLHTWSGDYSQNDKLAEICKQKDLNYIHPNFRGANRKIDACCSELALADIDDAISYATRNSNTDTSKIFVIGVSGGGYATLSTFMKSKHNIKKFSAWASITDLIAWYNESKIRNNKYSQDILDCTGSKNGLNTENAAQKSPIYWETPIEKLKSSKLSIYAGVYDGIQGSVPITHSINFYNKLLTDLSVIDSSKYVSISEKLNLLEKRKPLGEFGNIAGRKICLKKEFENLRLIIFEGNHEMLTKFALDELLEE; encoded by the coding sequence ATGAAAAACAGACTTTTAAAACTGATAACATTTATCCTGATTGTATTATTCGGGATAATAGTGGGAATTTTTCTAAGACAAAATAAAACGATCTGGTCATTAATTAAAAAACCATTTGTTGAGAATTATATAAAATTTGATGATACACGACAGACTGAATGGAGCAAAGATTTTGAATTAGTTGAAATTAAGTCGAGTAGAGATAACAATGTTCAGAAAGCATATTTCTTTAAATCAAAATCAGATGAGCTTAAACCTTTAATTGTAAGTTTACATACCTGGAGTGGAGATTACTCACAAAATGACAAATTAGCAGAAATCTGTAAACAGAAAGATTTGAATTATATCCATCCAAATTTTCGCGGAGCAAATAGAAAAATTGATGCATGTTGCAGTGAATTAGCATTAGCAGACATTGATGATGCAATAAGCTATGCAACACGGAACTCTAATACTGACACATCTAAAATATTTGTTATTGGTGTTAGTGGCGGTGGTTATGCAACACTAAGCACATTTATGAAATCTAAACACAATATAAAAAAGTTTTCAGCCTGGGCATCAATTACTGATTTAATTGCATGGTACAATGAAAGTAAAATAAGAAACAATAAATACTCTCAGGATATTCTTGATTGCACGGGCTCAAAAAATGGACTTAATACTGAAAATGCAGCACAGAAATCACCGATTTATTGGGAAACGCCAATAGAAAAATTAAAAAGTTCAAAACTGTCCATTTATGCTGGAGTATATGATGGAATACAAGGAAGTGTTCCGATTACCCATTCAATTAATTTTTACAATAAGTTACTGACTGACTTATCAGTTATTGATAGCTCTAAATACGTGTCGATTTCAGAGAAACTGAACTTGCTTGAGAAAAGAAAACCATTAGGCGAGTTCGGGAATATTGCTGGTAGAAAAATTTGTTTAAAAAAGGAATTCGAAAATTTAAGGTTAATAATATTTGAAGGCAATCATGAAATGCTGACCAAGTTTGCATTAGATGAACTTCTTGAAGAATAA
- a CDS encoding NIPSNAP family protein produces MKKIIFLLLASVLLQFTACDTQKTRDFYQLKMYRLENAEQESIMDQYLENAYLPALERAGIPNVGVFKPREMDEREQDYIMVLIPFSSLEEFEMLDKKLEQDEAYQKAGKEYIEAPHDAPPYERIESFLLKAFSATPHLSVPEHNAPNTSRVYELRSYESATELLHRRKVEMFNEGESELFEKLGFQPVFFGQALSSAHIPHLMYMTTFSDTTSQQEHWDAFGNHPDWQEMKEIERYQNTVSNITKYLMYPTDYSDI; encoded by the coding sequence ATGAAAAAAATCATCTTCCTTTTACTGGCCTCTGTTTTACTCCAGTTCACCGCATGTGATACCCAGAAAACGAGGGACTTTTACCAGCTTAAAATGTACCGGCTCGAGAATGCTGAACAGGAATCGATCATGGATCAATACCTGGAAAATGCTTACCTCCCCGCCCTGGAAAGGGCAGGCATCCCGAATGTGGGTGTATTTAAGCCCCGGGAAATGGACGAAAGGGAACAGGATTATATAATGGTACTGATCCCCTTTTCCTCTCTGGAAGAATTTGAAATGCTGGACAAGAAACTTGAACAGGATGAAGCCTATCAGAAGGCGGGTAAAGAATATATTGAAGCTCCCCATGATGCACCTCCTTATGAAAGGATCGAAAGCTTCTTACTCAAAGCCTTCTCTGCAACTCCCCATCTTAGTGTGCCCGAGCACAACGCTCCTAATACTTCCAGGGTTTACGAACTGAGAAGCTATGAAAGTGCCACCGAGCTGCTACACCGGAGGAAAGTAGAGATGTTCAATGAAGGGGAATCCGAGCTATTTGAAAAACTGGGATTTCAACCTGTATTTTTTGGCCAGGCCCTTTCAAGTGCCCATATTCCACACCTGATGTATATGACTACTTTCAGTGACACCACCTCCCAGCAGGAACACTGGGATGCTTTCGGGAACCATCCTGATTGGCAGGAGATGAAAGAGATAGAAAGGTACCAGAACACCGTTTCAAACATCACCAAATATCTGATGTATCCCACAGATTATTCAGACATCTAG